One genomic window of Bacillus mycoides includes the following:
- a CDS encoding sensor histidine kinase: protein MATKSKHSKDNITKNIFIKTLLFCVLLSICLYQIIYFLALNYDKGRYAKNPETQTAEHADSVTKNEQNKREQNKAVSEGSISNFQSSIIDFKTLSTAINHLLQPSQTTKAKENIANLSEESNKTESHTKAEQIAANTDSLHTQNAAKKTNETHDNPSLAEIMQQLAPNIGATMLALSLLGSLVYAKLIAKPFQYMSDTLKDIINLDFSDQQSPNKNTDQTDFNLQVAASQVPTIVKNLHETNTDLRNELKKEQQLEQSRKEFMSMVSHELKTPIAAVMGQLDGMIHGIGAYKDRDKYLKRSYEMMQDINVLTENMSELSKMQNPQFKPNLEVISLSNIIEDVIKKVDYFISVKQLNVQSNIKQDVQILADPKFIQTAIFNIISNAIHYTIDHQHVYIKLYEKPNGYALEVLNTGSQIDEDKLAHLFEPFYRANPGNNGLVQGSGLGLYIVKQILDKHQFPYGIQNTPQGVKCSIVFPKAM, encoded by the coding sequence TTGGCTACAAAATCGAAGCATAGTAAGGATAACATCACCAAAAATATTTTCATCAAAACCCTATTGTTTTGTGTTCTTTTATCAATTTGTCTTTATCAAATCATTTATTTTCTAGCTTTAAACTATGATAAAGGGCGTTATGCGAAAAACCCTGAAACTCAAACTGCGGAACATGCGGATTCAGTTACGAAAAACGAACAAAATAAAAGAGAACAGAATAAAGCTGTTTCAGAGGGTAGCATTTCAAATTTCCAGTCATCTATTATAGATTTCAAAACACTCTCTACGGCTATTAATCATCTTTTGCAACCTAGCCAAACTACAAAAGCAAAAGAAAATATAGCAAATCTTTCGGAGGAAAGTAACAAAACTGAATCACATACTAAAGCGGAACAAATAGCCGCTAACACTGATTCCTTACATACACAAAATGCAGCAAAGAAAACAAACGAAACACATGATAATCCTAGTTTAGCAGAGATAATGCAACAATTAGCTCCAAATATTGGTGCAACAATGCTTGCATTATCTCTGCTCGGTTCTTTAGTTTATGCCAAACTAATTGCCAAACCTTTTCAATATATGAGTGATACTTTAAAAGATATTATAAATCTGGACTTTTCAGATCAACAATCACCTAACAAAAATACAGATCAAACAGATTTTAATTTGCAAGTAGCCGCTTCACAAGTCCCAACCATTGTGAAGAATCTACATGAAACAAATACAGATTTACGAAATGAGCTCAAGAAAGAACAACAATTAGAACAATCTCGCAAAGAATTTATGTCTATGGTATCCCATGAATTAAAAACACCTATCGCAGCCGTTATGGGCCAACTAGATGGCATGATTCACGGAATCGGTGCATACAAAGATAGAGACAAATACTTAAAACGTTCCTACGAGATGATGCAGGATATTAACGTATTAACGGAAAATATGTCAGAATTATCCAAAATGCAAAATCCTCAATTCAAACCGAATTTAGAAGTTATTTCGCTATCTAACATCATTGAGGACGTTATAAAGAAAGTAGATTATTTTATATCTGTAAAGCAATTAAATGTTCAATCTAATATTAAGCAAGACGTACAAATTTTAGCTGATCCTAAATTTATTCAAACTGCTATTTTTAATATTATTTCAAATGCAATTCACTATACAATCGATCATCAGCATGTATATATAAAGCTTTATGAAAAACCGAACGGTTACGCATTAGAAGTATTAAATACAGGTTCACAAATTGATGAGGACAAACTCGCTCATTTATTTGAGCCTTTCTATCGCGCTAATCCTGGAAACAACGGTTTAGTACAAGGTAGCGGTCTTGGATTATATATTGTAAAACAAATACTAGATAAACATCAGTTTCCTTATGGAATACAAAACACACCTCAAGGTGTAAAATGCTCAATTGTCTTTCCAAAAGCAATGTAA
- a CDS encoding EamA family transporter, which translates to MEKFKYSLLVLFGACSYGVLSTIFKLGFIEGFSSPQLLGGQYVFGWIGLLLLVLFFSRHKVSKKQFFSLLTVGTTMSMTGIFYAISVEELPASIAVVLLFQFTWIGVVIEALANRTFPSREKVISIIILFTGTLFAGGVFEGLGQNFSTKGIIFGLLAAVSFSFYVFVSGRVATDVPPYTKSFLMTTSATLIVCLFFPPTFLTDGTLQAGLWKYAFFLGLFGVIIPVICFSIGVPKVGTGLGTILGAAELPTAIIASITLVHEVVSPMQWIGIVVILLGIFTPQLLTARKEKKHNRVHSA; encoded by the coding sequence ATGGAGAAATTTAAGTATTCATTACTAGTTTTATTCGGCGCTTGTAGCTACGGCGTACTTTCAACTATTTTTAAACTCGGATTCATCGAAGGATTTTCATCACCCCAACTACTAGGAGGGCAATATGTCTTCGGATGGATTGGACTCCTTTTACTCGTTCTGTTCTTTTCACGTCATAAAGTATCAAAAAAACAATTCTTTTCGTTACTAACAGTCGGCACAACAATGAGTATGACAGGTATTTTCTATGCTATTTCCGTAGAAGAATTGCCAGCCTCTATCGCTGTCGTTTTACTCTTTCAGTTCACTTGGATTGGTGTAGTCATCGAAGCGCTTGCGAACCGGACATTCCCAAGCCGTGAGAAAGTTATATCTATTATTATTTTATTTACTGGTACATTGTTTGCTGGTGGAGTATTTGAAGGTCTTGGACAAAACTTTTCTACGAAAGGTATTATTTTCGGACTATTAGCTGCCGTCTCTTTCTCATTCTATGTATTTGTAAGCGGGCGCGTTGCTACAGATGTTCCGCCTTATACGAAAAGCTTTCTTATGACGACGAGTGCTACTCTTATTGTATGCTTATTTTTCCCGCCTACCTTTTTAACAGATGGTACCTTACAAGCAGGCCTATGGAAATATGCTTTCTTCCTTGGACTGTTCGGGGTTATTATACCTGTCATTTGTTTTTCAATTGGGGTACCAAAAGTAGGAACAGGACTTGGTACAATATTAGGTGCAGCTGAATTACCAACAGCCATTATCGCTTCTATTACACTTGTTCATGAAGTTGTATCGCCAATGCAGTGGATTGGGATTGTGGTTATATTACTCGGTATTTTCACACCACAACTACTTACTGCTAGGAAAGAAAAAAAACATAATCGTGTGCATAGTGCGTGA
- the metG gene encoding methionine--tRNA ligase, which translates to MSIFIGGAWPYANGSLHLGHIASLLPGDILARYYRAKGENVLYVSGSDCNGTPIAIRAKQEGVTVKKIADQYHEEFERCFHNLGFTYDYYTRTDSEHHHETVQKVFLRLLEEGYIYKKVVEQAYCEACTQFLPDRYVEGICPHCHEAARGDQCDACSAILDPLDLLEKKCKLCGSTPSVQETEHFYFALHKFQQQIKEAVEIAKQKGTWRDNAIQLTERYLKEGLQDRAVSRDLPIGVPIPVKGYEDKKIYVWIEAVTGYYSASKHWAEETEKADQEFWDRDAKTYYVHGKDNIPFHSIIWPAVLLGIGEEAIPRHIVSNEYLTVEKRKLSTSKNWAVWVPDILERYNPDSIRYFLTVNAPENRDTDFSWREFIYSHNSELLGAYGNFVNRTLKFIEKYYDGIVPKANINIELRDKVEGLYKSVGEAIEQTKFKVALETIFDAVRFANKYFDEKQPWKQREEDPVPCEETIYNCVYLIANFAQLLEPFLPFSSERVRNTLSSVKVNWEPQNTLPNRIDNVQPLFERIDVKQIEHEVEKLYGAIK; encoded by the coding sequence ATGAGTATTTTTATTGGAGGCGCTTGGCCGTATGCAAATGGTTCGTTGCATCTTGGGCATATCGCTAGTTTATTACCAGGAGATATTTTAGCGCGCTATTACCGGGCTAAAGGTGAGAATGTTTTGTATGTTTCAGGAAGTGATTGTAATGGAACACCGATTGCAATTAGAGCGAAACAAGAAGGGGTTACAGTAAAGAAAATAGCTGATCAATATCATGAAGAATTCGAGCGATGTTTTCATAATCTTGGTTTTACGTATGATTACTATACACGTACAGATAGTGAGCATCATCATGAAACTGTTCAAAAAGTCTTTTTACGTCTATTAGAAGAAGGTTATATTTATAAAAAAGTAGTTGAGCAAGCTTATTGCGAAGCGTGTACGCAATTTTTACCGGATCGATATGTAGAAGGTATTTGTCCGCATTGCCATGAAGCAGCAAGGGGCGATCAATGCGATGCCTGTTCCGCTATTTTAGATCCACTCGATTTGTTAGAAAAGAAATGTAAGTTATGTGGTAGTACGCCATCAGTACAGGAAACAGAGCATTTCTATTTTGCATTGCATAAATTTCAACAACAAATTAAAGAGGCTGTAGAAATTGCAAAGCAGAAAGGAACATGGCGCGACAATGCAATTCAATTAACAGAGAGATATTTAAAGGAAGGATTACAAGATAGGGCAGTATCACGTGATTTACCAATTGGGGTACCAATTCCGGTGAAAGGATATGAAGATAAGAAAATTTACGTATGGATTGAAGCGGTGACAGGATATTATTCAGCGAGTAAACACTGGGCTGAAGAAACAGAGAAAGCTGATCAAGAGTTTTGGGATAGAGATGCGAAAACATATTATGTACATGGTAAGGATAATATTCCGTTTCATTCAATCATTTGGCCAGCGGTATTACTTGGAATAGGAGAAGAAGCGATCCCGCGTCATATCGTTTCGAATGAGTATCTAACAGTAGAAAAAAGAAAGTTATCGACAAGTAAAAACTGGGCAGTATGGGTACCTGATATATTGGAACGCTATAATCCAGATTCTATTCGTTACTTTTTAACAGTAAATGCACCAGAAAATCGTGATACTGATTTTTCATGGCGTGAATTCATTTACAGTCATAATAGTGAACTATTAGGCGCATACGGGAACTTTGTGAACCGGACGTTGAAGTTCATTGAAAAGTATTATGATGGCATTGTGCCAAAAGCAAATATTAATATAGAGCTGAGAGATAAGGTAGAAGGACTATATAAAAGTGTAGGAGAGGCGATTGAACAAACTAAATTTAAGGTGGCACTAGAAACAATATTTGATGCAGTACGCTTTGCAAATAAATACTTTGATGAAAAGCAGCCTTGGAAACAAAGAGAAGAGGACCCAGTTCCATGTGAGGAAACAATTTATAATTGTGTTTACCTGATAGCAAACTTTGCACAACTGCTTGAACCATTTTTACCGTTTTCAAGTGAAAGAGTTAGAAATACATTATCGAGTGTTAAAGTAAATTGGGAACCTCAAAATACGTTGCCAAACCGAATTGATAATGTGCAGCCATTATTTGAGCGAATCGATGTAAAACAAATTGAACATGAGGTAGAGAAGTTATATGGAGCGATAAAGTGA